From a single Scomber japonicus isolate fScoJap1 chromosome 12, fScoJap1.pri, whole genome shotgun sequence genomic region:
- the LOC128368647 gene encoding tripartite motif-containing protein 16-like isoform X2, producing the protein MAQQGAQLDGAKFCCSICLDLLKDPVTIPCGHSYCMSCINNFWDEEDKKEIYSCPQCRQTFTPRPVLVKNTMLADIVEELKKTGLQAAAADLCYAGPEDVACDVCTGRKLKAFKSCLVCLVSYCENHLQPHYESPSFKKHKLVDPSKKLQENICSRHDEVMKIFCRTDKKCICYLCTMDEHKGHDTVPAAAERTERQRELEVSRLNIQQRIQDREKDVKLLQQEVKAVSRSADKAVEDSEKIFTELIRLLQKRSSDVKQQIRSQQETEVSGVKELQEKLQQEITELKRKDAELKQLSHTEDHNQFLHNYPSVSQLSEPTDSSSINIRPLRYFEDVTAAVSELRDKLQDILREEWTNISLTTRAGFLRYSHEITLDPNTAYTWLLLSDGNRKATYTSQQQSYSSHPDRFAGWYQVLSRESLTGRCYWEVEWSGGGVRVAVAYKNIKRAASTNEGGFGLNDKSWALRCDNSYEFWFNNIKTPFSGPRSSRVGVYLDHRAGILSFYSVSETMTLLHRVQTTFTQPLYAGVRLLNYGDTAELCKVK; encoded by the exons ATGGCGCAGCAAGGAGCTCAGCTGGACGGAGCTAAATTCTGCTGTTCCATCtgtttggatctactgaaggatccggtgactattccctgtggacacagctactgcatgagctgtattaacaacttctgggatgaagaggataagaaggaaatctacagctgtcctcagtgcagacagaccttcacaccaaGGCCTGTCCTGgtaaaaaacaccatgttagcagatatagtggaggagctgaagaagactggactccaagctgctgctgctgatctctgctatgctggacctgaagatgtggcctgtgatgtctgcactgggaggaagctgaaagccttcaagtcctgtctggtgtgtctcgtctcttactgtgagaatcacctccagcctcattatgaaTCACCTTCAtttaagaaacacaagctggtcgacccctccaagaagctccaggagaacatctgctctcgtcatgatgaggtgatgaagatattctgccgtacagataagaagtgtatctgttatctctgcactatggatgaacataaaggccacgacacagtcccagctgcagcagaaaggactgagaggcagagagagctcgaggtgagtcgactaaacatccagcagagaatccaggacagagagaaagatgtgaagctgcttcaacaggaagtgaaggccgtcagtcgctctgctgataaagcagtggaggacagtgagaagatcttcactgagctgatccgtctcctccagaaaagaagctctgatgtgaagcagcagatcagatcccagcaggaaactgaagtgagtggagtcaaagagcttcaggagaagctgcagcaggagatcactgagctgaagaggaaagacgctgaactgaagcagctctcacacacagaggatcacaaccagtttctacacaactacccctcagtgtcacaactcagtgaacctacagactcatccagcatcaatatccgtcctctcagatactttgaggatgtgacagcagctgtgtcagagctcagagataaactacaggacatcctgagggaggaatggacaaacatctcactgaca accagagctgggtTCTTGAGATATTCacatgaaatcactctggatccaaacacagcatacacatggctgttattatctgatgggaacagaaaagcaacaTACACGAgtcaacaacagtcttattctagtcatccagacagattcGCTGGATGGtatcaggtcctgagtagagagagtctgactggacgttgttactgggaggtggagtggagcggAGGAGGAGTTCGTGTAGCAGttgcatacaagaatatcaagAGAGCAGCAAGTACAAATGAAGGTGGATTTGGTCtcaatgacaaatcttgggctttaAGATGTGACAACAGTTATGAATTctggttcaacaacattaaaactcccttctcaggtcctcgttcctccagagtcggagtgtacctggatcacagagcaggtattctgtccttctacagcgtctctgaaaccatgactctcctccacagagtccagaccacattcactcagcctctctatgctggagttAGACTTTTAAATTATGGagacacagctgagttgtgtaaagtgaaatag
- the LOC128368647 gene encoding tripartite motif-containing protein 16-like isoform X1 has protein sequence MAQQGAQLDGAKFCCSICLDLLKDPVTIPCGHSYCMSCINNFWDEEDKKEIYSCPQCRQTFTPRPVLVKNTMLADIVEELKKTGLQAAAADLCYAGPEDVACDVCTGRKLKAFKSCLVCLVSYCENHLQPHYESPSFKKHKLVDPSKKLQENICSRHDEVMKIFCRTDKKCICYLCTMDEHKGHDTVPAAAERTERQRELEVSRLNIQQRIQDREKDVKLLQQEVKAVSRSADKAVEDSEKIFTELIRLLQKRSSDVKQQIRSQQETEVSGVKELQEKLQQEITELKRKDAELKQLSHTEDHNQFLHNYPSVSQLSEPTDSSSINIRPLRYFEDVTAAVSELRDKLQDILREEWTNISLTVTEVDVLLSGPEPKTRAGFLRYSHEITLDPNTAYTWLLLSDGNRKATYTSQQQSYSSHPDRFAGWYQVLSRESLTGRCYWEVEWSGGGVRVAVAYKNIKRAASTNEGGFGLNDKSWALRCDNSYEFWFNNIKTPFSGPRSSRVGVYLDHRAGILSFYSVSETMTLLHRVQTTFTQPLYAGVRLLNYGDTAELCKVK, from the coding sequence ATGGCGCAGCAAGGAGCTCAGCTGGACGGAGCTAAATTCTGCTGTTCCATCtgtttggatctactgaaggatccggtgactattccctgtggacacagctactgcatgagctgtattaacaacttctgggatgaagaggataagaaggaaatctacagctgtcctcagtgcagacagaccttcacaccaaGGCCTGTCCTGgtaaaaaacaccatgttagcagatatagtggaggagctgaagaagactggactccaagctgctgctgctgatctctgctatgctggacctgaagatgtggcctgtgatgtctgcactgggaggaagctgaaagccttcaagtcctgtctggtgtgtctcgtctcttactgtgagaatcacctccagcctcattatgaaTCACCTTCAtttaagaaacacaagctggtcgacccctccaagaagctccaggagaacatctgctctcgtcatgatgaggtgatgaagatattctgccgtacagataagaagtgtatctgttatctctgcactatggatgaacataaaggccacgacacagtcccagctgcagcagaaaggactgagaggcagagagagctcgaggtgagtcgactaaacatccagcagagaatccaggacagagagaaagatgtgaagctgcttcaacaggaagtgaaggccgtcagtcgctctgctgataaagcagtggaggacagtgagaagatcttcactgagctgatccgtctcctccagaaaagaagctctgatgtgaagcagcagatcagatcccagcaggaaactgaagtgagtggagtcaaagagcttcaggagaagctgcagcaggagatcactgagctgaagaggaaagacgctgaactgaagcagctctcacacacagaggatcacaaccagtttctacacaactacccctcagtgtcacaactcagtgaacctacagactcatccagcatcaatatccgtcctctcagatactttgaggatgtgacagcagctgtgtcagagctcagagataaactacaggacatcctgagggaggaatggacaaacatctcactgacagtgactgaagtggacgttttactgtcaggaccagagcccaagaccagagctgggtTCTTGAGATATTCacatgaaatcactctggatccaaacacagcatacacatggctgttattatctgatgggaacagaaaagcaacaTACACGAgtcaacaacagtcttattctagtcatccagacagattcGCTGGATGGtatcaggtcctgagtagagagagtctgactggacgttgttactgggaggtggagtggagcggAGGAGGAGTTCGTGTAGCAGttgcatacaagaatatcaagAGAGCAGCAAGTACAAATGAAGGTGGATTTGGTCtcaatgacaaatcttgggctttaAGATGTGACAACAGTTATGAATTctggttcaacaacattaaaactcccttctcaggtcctcgttcctccagagtcggagtgtacctggatcacagagcaggtattctgtccttctacagcgtctctgaaaccatgactctcctccacagagtccagaccacattcactcagcctctctatgctggagttAGACTTTTAAATTATGGagacacagctgagttgtgtaaagtgaaatag